Proteins from a single region of Budorcas taxicolor isolate Tak-1 chromosome 11, Takin1.1, whole genome shotgun sequence:
- the SLC30A3 gene encoding probable proton-coupled zinc antiporter SLC30A3, whose protein sequence is MEPASTTGGSETTRLVGPRDRGGAGGGLRLKSLFTEAPEPLPEEPKPMEMSFQHCHREPLPQPGLTPERMQAQRQLCAACAVCCVFMAGEVAGGYLAHSLAIMTDAAHLLADVGSMMGSLFSLWLSTRPATRTMTFGWHRSETLGALASVVSLWMVTGILLYLAFIRLLHSDYHIEGGAMLLTASIAVCANLLMAFVLHQAGPPHSHGTRGPEYAPLEEGSGEPLPLGNTSVRAAFVHVLGDLLQSLGVLIASILIYFKPQYKAADPISTFLFSICALGSTAPTLRDVLRVLMEGTPRSVGFEPVRDTLLSVPGVRATHELHLWSLTFTHYVASAHLAIDSTADPEAVLAEATSRLHSRFGFSSCTLQVEQYQPEMAQCLRCQEPPQA, encoded by the exons ATGGAGCCGGCTTCCACTACGGGGGGCTCGGAGACCACTCGCCTGGTGGGCCCCCGAGACCGCGGCGGCGCTGGTGGCGGCCTGCGTTTGAAGAG TCTCTTCACAGAGGCCCCCGAGCCCCTCCCTGAGGAGCCCAAGCCCATGGAGATGTCCTTCCAGCACTGCCACCGGGAGCCGCTGCCTCAGCCGGGTCTCACCCCGGAGAGGATGCAGGCGCAGAGGCAGCTGTGCGCCGcctgtgctgtgtgctgcgtCTTCATGGCCGGGGAGGTGGCTG GTGGGTACTTGGCGCACAGCCTGGCCATTATGACTGACGCGGCCCACCTGTTGGCGGACGTGGGCAGCATGATGGGCAGCCTCTTCTCCCTCTGGCTCTCCACTCGTCCAGCCACCCGCACCATGACCTTTGGCTGGCACCGCTCAG AAACTCTGGGGGCTCTGGCCTCTGTGGTCTCCCTCTGGATGGTCACTGGCATCCTCCTGTACCTGGCCTTCATCCGCCTGCTGCACAGCGACTACCACATCGAGGGGGGTGCCATGCTGCTGACCGCCAGCATTGCGGTCTGTGCCAATCTGCT AATGGCTTTTGTGCTGCACCAGGCTGGGCCCCCCCACAGCCACGGGACTAGGGGGCCAGAGTATGCACCGCTGGAGGAGGGGTCCGGGGAGCCCTTGCCCCTGGGGAACACCAGCGTCCGGGCGGCCTTTGTGCACGTGCTGGGAGACCTCCTGCAGAGCCTTGGGGTGCTGATTGCCTCCATCCTCATCTACTTCAAG CCTCAGTACAAAGCAGCTGACCCCATCAGCAccttcctcttctccatctgTGCCCTTGGATCCACAGCTCCCACCCTGCGAGATGTTCTCCGTGTCCTCATGGAAG GGACCCCCCGAAGTGTGGGCTTTGAACCCGTGCGGGACACCTTGTTGTCAGTGCCGGGAGTCCGGGCAACCCATGAGCTGCACCTGTGGTCCCTGACGTTCACGCACTACGTTGCCTCTGCACACCTGGCCATTG ACTCCACGGCCGACCCCGAAGCTGTCCTAGCTGAAGCTACATCCCGGCTCCACTCCCGGTTTGGATTCTCCAGCTGCACCCTGCAGGTCGAGCAATACCAGCCCGAGATGGCCCAGTGCCTGCGCTGCCAGGAGCCCCCCCAAGcctga